A single Providencia manganoxydans DNA region contains:
- a CDS encoding Na(+)-translocating NADH-quinone reductase subunit A: MIKIKKGLNLPIAGEPAQVIEDGPKIQHVALLGEEYVGMRPSMLVKEGEHVKKGQVLFEDKKNPGVLFTSPACGKIVAIHRGERRVLQSVVIEIDGDDQETFASYQSDELASLSREQVEQNLVKSGLWTSLRTRPFSRSPELGSTPVAIFVTAMDTNPLAADPLVVIQLQQQAFNDGLTVLSRLTDGKVHVCHGAGALVKSEINAQITYSEFAGPHPAGLVGTHIHFLEPVSIKKKVWHLNYQDVIAIGKLFTTGYLYTERVISLAGPQVEKPRLLKTCLGADLYELTKGQLKEGENRIISGSILWGVTCDDVHHYLGRFHNQVSVLREGREKELFGWIMPGVNKFTITRTTIGHFLKNKRFNFTTTMNGGERSMVPIGNYERVMPLDIMITHLLRDLLAGDTDSSQELGCLELDEEDLGLCTYVCPAKYEYGPVLRDVLTKIELEG; this comes from the coding sequence ATGATTAAAATTAAAAAAGGCCTCAACCTTCCTATTGCAGGTGAGCCAGCCCAAGTAATAGAAGACGGCCCGAAAATTCAACACGTAGCATTGCTAGGTGAAGAATATGTCGGAATGCGTCCTTCGATGCTGGTTAAAGAAGGTGAGCACGTAAAAAAAGGGCAGGTACTTTTTGAAGATAAAAAGAACCCCGGTGTATTATTCACCAGCCCAGCCTGCGGTAAAATTGTTGCTATTCATCGTGGTGAGCGTCGCGTCCTACAATCTGTTGTTATCGAAATCGATGGTGATGATCAGGAAACTTTCGCGAGTTATCAGAGTGATGAGCTTGCAAGTCTATCTCGTGAGCAAGTCGAGCAGAATTTAGTTAAGTCAGGTTTGTGGACGTCGTTAAGAACCCGCCCATTTAGCCGTTCACCAGAGCTTGGCTCTACGCCAGTTGCAATTTTTGTGACAGCAATGGATACCAATCCGCTCGCAGCTGATCCTTTGGTGGTTATTCAGTTACAACAGCAAGCCTTTAATGATGGGTTAACTGTTCTAAGTCGCTTAACTGATGGAAAAGTCCATGTCTGCCATGGCGCAGGGGCTTTGGTTAAATCTGAAATCAATGCACAAATTACTTACAGTGAGTTTGCCGGCCCACACCCAGCAGGCTTAGTTGGAACGCATATTCATTTTCTTGAGCCAGTAAGCATTAAGAAAAAAGTATGGCATCTCAATTATCAAGATGTGATTGCGATTGGTAAGCTATTTACGACAGGCTATCTATATACTGAGCGTGTTATTTCACTGGCAGGTCCTCAAGTTGAGAAGCCTCGCCTATTGAAAACATGTCTTGGTGCAGATTTGTATGAGTTGACAAAAGGTCAGCTTAAAGAAGGTGAAAACCGAATTATTTCTGGCTCAATATTATGGGGGGTGACCTGTGATGATGTTCATCATTACCTCGGTCGTTTCCATAATCAAGTTTCAGTATTACGCGAAGGGCGTGAGAAAGAACTATTTGGTTGGATTATGCCCGGTGTAAATAAATTCACCATTACACGTACCACGATTGGCCATTTCCTGAAAAATAAACGTTTTAACTTCACAACTACCATGAATGGTGGTGAGCGTTCAATGGTTCCAATTGGTAACTATGAGCGAGTGATGCCTCTTGACATTATGATCACTCATTTACTGCGTGATCTGCTTGCTGGGGATACCGATTCATCACAGGAACTGGGTTGCCTAGAGTTGGATGAAGAGGATCTGGGACTGTGTACATACGTCTGTCCGGCCAAGTATGAATATGGCCCAGTACTTCGTGATGTACTGACCAAGATTGAGTTAGAAGGGTAA